Proteins encoded within one genomic window of Balneolaceae bacterium:
- a CDS encoding transposase has product MSWVRIWIHLVFCTKNRIPFLHTKEIRRTMFQHIKTNAQTKNIWLDCINGHSEHAHCLISLGKEQNVSNVAQLIKGESSFWINRSGLLKRKFTWQDDYWAVGVSESHLESVRRYIHSQEKHHRKVSFKEEIDEFMEKYGWSRIKG; this is encoded by the coding sequence ATGAGTTGGGTACGCATTTGGATTCATTTGGTGTTTTGTACAAAAAACAGAATTCCATTTCTTCACACAAAAGAGATTCGACGAACGATGTTTCAACACATCAAAACAAATGCCCAAACAAAGAATATATGGCTCGATTGTATCAACGGACACAGCGAACATGCTCATTGTTTGATATCTCTCGGAAAAGAACAAAACGTCAGCAATGTAGCTCAGCTAATTAAAGGGGAATCCTCTTTTTGGATAAACCGAAGTGGACTCTTGAAGCGTAAATTTACCTGGCAGGATGATTACTGGGCGGTTGGTGTAAGTGAAAGTCACCTGGAATCAGTAAGGAGGTATATCCATTCACAGGAGAAGCATCATAGAAAGGTGTCCTTTAAAGAAGAGATCGATGAGTTTATGGAAAAGTATGGCTGGAGCAGGATAAAGGGATGA
- a CDS encoding type II secretion system F family protein: protein MPQFRFTGKTQQGKTVLREFEAPSKKTAKERVQKLANTRSLKVESIDEKKRYLYKVRKNGSGAIEGEQEAYSADDVERALVKMGYRVDYVRKKWFDFKGMVPRDEVVTFIRLSADLLRQQLPFDQILTLLYEDTTNKSMKEVIRTIQKDLRDGKEGSEVYGKHKDVFGKFAAYMLGVASTSGNMAAVFESTAKFVERDADFKKNLRRALFMPTFTLLAVMATLLFFVGYVFPITAEMFLEFDIELPPLTANALNISNWLQAHWLAVTLAHILPFVFAYIMWKNKKGRLIIDKYLIRLPIIGDLLHKTSIEIFSRVFHTLYSGSGQNIEVIRIAAEACRNTYIEKQIKEIAIRRMLEDGAGLIEALEATQVFPKSALSRFRLGAESGSLKENSGQLADYYEKQTTYKMESVINWISLFINFIIFLAIFYITIVSSEAAIIKPNYGGGAGGYGTG from the coding sequence ATGCCTCAATTTCGATTTACAGGAAAAACACAACAGGGCAAAACCGTCCTCCGTGAATTTGAGGCCCCTTCTAAAAAAACCGCCAAGGAGAGAGTCCAAAAATTAGCCAACACCCGCTCTTTAAAAGTTGAATCCATTGACGAAAAGAAACGATACCTCTACAAAGTTCGAAAAAACGGCAGCGGGGCCATAGAGGGAGAACAGGAAGCGTACTCTGCAGACGATGTAGAGCGTGCCCTCGTAAAAATGGGATACCGGGTTGACTATGTTCGCAAGAAGTGGTTCGACTTTAAAGGAATGGTCCCACGGGATGAAGTCGTCACTTTTATCCGCCTCTCGGCCGACCTCCTCCGCCAGCAACTCCCGTTCGACCAGATTTTAACCCTCCTCTACGAAGACACCACCAACAAGTCGATGAAGGAGGTGATCCGCACCATCCAGAAAGACCTGCGGGATGGAAAAGAGGGATCGGAGGTGTACGGCAAGCACAAAGATGTCTTTGGAAAATTTGCCGCCTACATGCTGGGGGTTGCTTCTACCAGTGGTAACATGGCCGCCGTCTTTGAAAGTACGGCCAAGTTTGTGGAGCGGGATGCCGATTTTAAGAAAAACTTACGGCGTGCTCTCTTCATGCCTACATTTACGTTGCTGGCCGTAATGGCAACATTGCTTTTCTTTGTCGGATATGTATTCCCCATTACCGCCGAGATGTTCCTGGAGTTCGACATTGAACTCCCCCCGCTAACGGCAAACGCTCTCAACATAAGTAACTGGCTGCAGGCGCATTGGTTAGCGGTCACCCTGGCCCACATCCTGCCCTTTGTGTTTGCCTATATCATGTGGAAAAATAAAAAAGGCCGCCTCATTATTGACAAGTATCTCATTAGATTGCCCATTATTGGAGATCTCCTCCACAAAACCAGTATTGAAATTTTTTCACGCGTCTTTCACACCCTCTACAGCGGCTCCGGCCAGAATATTGAGGTGATCCGGATTGCCGCCGAGGCGTGCCGGAATACTTATATCGAAAAACAGATCAAAGAGATTGCCATTCGGAGAATGCTGGAAGATGGTGCCGGGCTGATTGAAGCGCTGGAGGCCACCCAGGTCTTTCCCAAAAGTGCGCTCAGCCGTTTCCGTTTGGGAGCAGAATCCGGTTCACTGAAAGAGAACTCCGGCCAGCTTGCCGACTATTACGAGAAGCAGACCACCTACAAGATGGAATCGGTCATCAACTGGATCAGCCTGTTTATTAACTTCATTATTTTTCTCGCCATCTTCTATATCACCATTGTATCCTCCGAGGCGGCCATCATCAAGCCGAATTACGGCGGCGGTGCCGGTGGTTACGGGACCGGGTAG
- a CDS encoding SPOR domain-containing protein produces the protein MQNSSEKAKRYFDEQFEDVEVDFLTPSSDHLSYADEVLNSPVYLQPYLTAIGAAWAASKTHEKEFSPLSLLPEYIREKQRVLKLEWHGIIILILIALTPLYLNYLYQTKSNELSDLQQQVRVIDSQIEELRPTATMTQDLMSEITELNAENERLTELSQYSQQWSQIFRILNQGVDEISGMWLTNLNSSDNNSIAFDGYSLNRSTIPAFANLFSDANIQQVTETEARGQTVYSFGMSVNNIREDVDPFLLEIPERSFDAEQGSEVEINFSSNEQFENMPSEQSPAPSGNIPGTSSSSSGGQEIASGESDSQPNQNEPQPELSDNPESSSGPTTSVNEPPAPAIVTSSSQSSLGLMGPEDQMLEGAYTIVLHSITDGERAVNEAESLEEQGFKATLWNVVLEDNRTWWRIGVGQFETVSAAVEAIRELPQIYQERNFIIRIREGQ, from the coding sequence GTGCAAAACTCGAGTGAAAAGGCTAAACGATATTTCGATGAGCAATTTGAGGATGTTGAGGTTGATTTCCTGACTCCCAGTAGCGATCACCTCAGCTATGCAGACGAAGTTTTAAACTCCCCGGTTTATCTACAACCCTATTTAACAGCCATTGGTGCTGCCTGGGCCGCCAGTAAAACCCATGAAAAGGAGTTCTCTCCACTTTCTCTTCTGCCTGAATATATCAGGGAAAAACAGAGAGTTCTCAAGCTGGAATGGCACGGAATAATAATACTCATTCTGATAGCCTTAACCCCTTTATATCTTAACTACCTGTATCAAACAAAATCGAATGAGTTAAGCGACCTGCAACAACAGGTTCGGGTCATAGATTCACAAATTGAGGAGTTGAGGCCTACAGCTACGATGACACAAGACCTGATGAGCGAAATTACGGAGCTAAATGCAGAGAATGAACGCTTAACAGAACTATCTCAATACAGTCAACAATGGTCTCAAATCTTCCGGATACTAAACCAGGGAGTTGACGAAATTTCAGGCATGTGGCTTACAAATCTCAATTCGTCAGACAATAACAGCATAGCTTTTGACGGATATTCTTTAAACCGTTCAACCATCCCGGCCTTTGCCAACCTGTTTTCTGATGCAAATATCCAGCAGGTAACAGAAACCGAGGCGCGGGGACAAACCGTGTACTCTTTCGGTATGAGTGTAAATAATATCCGGGAGGATGTAGACCCCTTCCTGCTCGAAATACCAGAGCGGAGTTTTGATGCAGAGCAGGGCTCTGAAGTAGAAATTAATTTTTCATCGAATGAGCAATTTGAGAATATGCCATCTGAACAGTCTCCTGCTCCATCAGGAAATATCCCGGGCACAAGTTCATCATCTTCCGGCGGACAGGAAATTGCATCTGGTGAATCAGATTCTCAGCCAAACCAAAATGAACCACAGCCGGAACTGTCCGATAACCCGGAATCATCCTCCGGCCCCACAACTTCTGTGAATGAACCACCCGCCCCCGCTATCGTCACCAGCAGCAGCCAGTCCTCACTTGGGCTCATGGGGCCTGAAGACCAGATGCTGGAGGGTGCATACACTATTGTACTGCATTCTATAACTGACGGAGAACGTGCCGTGAACGAAGCAGAATCACTTGAAGAACAGGGATTCAAAGCAACGCTCTGGAATGTAGTATTGGAGGACAACCGAACTTGGTGGAGAATTGGCGTCGGTCAATTTGAAACTGTTTCAGCCGCCGTGGAAGCGATCCGGGAGCTGCCTCAAATATACCAGGAGCGCAATTTTATTATTCGAATCCGGGAGGGGCAATAA
- a CDS encoding GspE/PulE family protein yields the protein MIILASADPTDPQISILASELPYKLYELTYCRQETVDFIINKVYDQKNEFLRILDDIEFEEPEITEEDLDEEELDQEINKSMLNSLVEGMLVEAVRKGASDIHIIPGKKNVTDILFRMDGRLQVWHSQPNVKPEALSAVVKDKTMNVDRFERDSTQDGYIQRRIDATNIRYRVSIMPMVGEEFERKLESVVIRVLDDRKVITDLDKLGLQEKAHSDFNKAIRKPSGIVIITGPTGSGKSTTLVAALHSVMSPEFNVLTIEEPVEYLIKGARQLKISESMTFDNAMRGILRHDPDIVLVGEIRDLKTAEIAIKLANTGHLTFSTLHTNDAPSAVSRLFKMGVEPFLIANAINLVMAQRLVRTLCENCKEPYDHEEIAQPAKNLGFSDEEIEEITFYKPVGCEKCGNGYAGRIAIMEALYFDDEIKKMIFEAGDEIDEDALRKYAIKNGMLTLRASGRKRIKNGITTIEEVMAITLED from the coding sequence TTGATCATCCTGGCTTCTGCCGACCCGACTGATCCCCAAATTTCGATACTGGCTTCGGAACTGCCCTATAAACTCTACGAACTCACCTACTGCAGGCAGGAAACGGTAGATTTCATTATCAATAAGGTGTATGATCAAAAAAATGAGTTCCTCAGAATACTGGATGATATTGAGTTTGAAGAACCGGAAATTACTGAGGAAGATCTCGATGAAGAGGAGCTGGATCAAGAGATCAACAAAAGTATGCTCAACTCCCTTGTGGAGGGAATGCTGGTTGAAGCTGTACGTAAAGGGGCGAGTGATATTCACATTATACCCGGCAAAAAGAATGTAACGGATATTTTGTTTCGAATGGACGGGCGTTTACAGGTCTGGCATTCTCAGCCCAATGTAAAACCGGAAGCTCTTTCGGCCGTTGTAAAAGACAAAACGATGAATGTTGACCGTTTTGAGAGAGATTCAACGCAGGACGGTTATATACAGCGGCGCATTGATGCTACCAATATCCGTTACCGTGTTTCCATCATGCCGATGGTGGGCGAAGAGTTTGAACGAAAACTGGAATCTGTGGTGATACGGGTTTTAGATGACCGGAAAGTAATCACCGACCTGGATAAACTCGGACTCCAGGAGAAAGCTCACAGTGATTTTAATAAAGCGATTCGCAAACCATCCGGAATTGTGATTATTACGGGGCCAACGGGTTCGGGTAAATCAACAACGTTGGTGGCTGCACTCCACTCTGTGATGAGTCCCGAATTTAACGTACTAACCATTGAGGAACCGGTTGAGTACCTGATAAAAGGGGCCCGCCAGTTAAAAATATCCGAAAGCATGACATTCGACAATGCCATGCGTGGAATTCTGCGACATGACCCCGATATTGTACTGGTTGGTGAGATTCGCGACCTGAAAACCGCTGAAATCGCCATAAAGCTCGCAAATACAGGTCACCTGACCTTCTCTACCCTTCACACGAATGATGCGCCCAGTGCTGTATCCAGGCTTTTTAAAATGGGTGTTGAACCCTTCCTGATAGCCAATGCCATTAATCTTGTGATGGCACAGCGCCTGGTGAGAACGTTATGCGAAAACTGCAAGGAACCCTACGATCATGAAGAGATCGCCCAGCCGGCTAAAAATCTTGGTTTTAGCGACGAGGAAATAGAAGAGATTACATTTTATAAACCGGTGGGTTGTGAAAAGTGCGGAAATGGGTACGCTGGACGAATTGCCATCATGGAGGCTCTCTACTTCGATGATGAAATAAAGAAAATGATTTTTGAAGCAGGAGATGAGATTGACGAAGATGCACTGCGCAAATATGCTATCAAAAACGGAATGCTTACATTGCGGGCATCGGGACGGAAACGTATTAAAAACGGCATTACTACGATTGAGGAAGTAATGGCCATCACCTTAGAAGACTAA
- a CDS encoding ATPase, T2SS/T4P/T4SS family, whose translation MTTIVDNDIQVLFDKTLTGISDDLRGVDRVQYIVNCVYELSAEERDLLKDHLEEYLDRMQQMNASDIDLGGAGCFGKVWYRIHGTKKPWEKSQHYTLLETNLLILNLLSDEQMEHLLVNRSIDFSYSLSTDKDRRYRATVYFDMDHLAMNMRQIENEIRPFKDLNLHPEVARYLSLKYLKYGLTLVTGITGSGKSTTLDTIIDANNRTVRGHIVIVASPIELVHKPQKCIIRHREVGRDVSSFRDGIVQAMRQDPDIVVIGELRDDVAIQNALEVTDSGHKVFSTLHTASAMESIDRIIGETPLNEQERVRIRLADVLTCVISQKLVSTLEGTRVLAKEVLLATPPYVQPSGMIMSRKYTRC comes from the coding sequence ATGACTACGATTGTGGATAATGACATTCAGGTGCTATTCGATAAAACCCTAACGGGAATCTCTGACGACCTCCGTGGAGTAGATCGGGTTCAGTACATCGTGAACTGCGTTTATGAGCTCTCTGCTGAGGAGAGGGACCTGCTGAAAGATCACCTGGAGGAGTACCTCGACCGGATGCAGCAAATGAACGCCTCAGACATTGATTTAGGCGGGGCCGGCTGTTTTGGAAAAGTTTGGTACCGGATTCACGGCACAAAAAAACCCTGGGAAAAAAGTCAGCATTATACTCTTCTTGAAACGAACCTGTTAATACTGAACTTGTTGAGTGATGAACAGATGGAACACCTGCTTGTCAATCGCAGTATTGACTTCTCTTATTCACTGTCTACAGACAAAGATCGCAGGTACCGTGCAACGGTCTACTTTGATATGGACCATCTGGCGATGAATATGCGCCAGATTGAGAACGAAATTCGTCCTTTTAAAGACCTGAATTTACACCCGGAAGTAGCAAGATATTTAAGTCTAAAATACCTGAAGTATGGCTTAACATTGGTTACGGGAATTACAGGATCTGGTAAATCAACCACACTTGACACGATTATTGATGCCAACAACCGGACAGTGAGGGGACATATTGTTATTGTGGCCTCTCCAATTGAGTTGGTTCATAAGCCACAAAAGTGTATTATTCGGCACAGAGAAGTTGGCAGGGATGTCTCTTCGTTCAGAGATGGAATTGTGCAGGCGATGCGGCAAGACCCTGATATTGTTGTAATTGGTGAGCTTAGGGATGACGTTGCAATACAAAATGCGTTGGAAGTGACAGATTCGGGACATAAAGTGTTTTCCACACTACATACGGCTTCGGCAATGGAAAGTATAGACAGAATTATCGGTGAAACCCCCCTTAATGAACAGGAACGGGTTCGGATTCGCCTTGCGGATGTATTAACATGCGTTATCAGCCAAAAACTTGTAAGTACACTGGAGGGAACGAGGGTTCTGGCTAAAGAGGTACTTTTGGCCACTCCCCCATACGTGCAGCCATCCGGAATGATAATGTCTCGGAAATATACCAGATGTTAA
- a CDS encoding cyclic nucleotide-binding domain-containing protein: MESQKSDLLHHPRVQQVLDSSPLLLRKFPPEDYREFLLCGTLEEYNAGETIVSEKDHFQNDGWLVVDGSVSLFKEDVYIAKLQSGDFIGETFLFKNRAPSGTLIATRPTAVIRLKREDVLQFFDSRPDRLFKMFIMNLIDLQNQKLIYAGKKLLYMQRKLAFQTNEDN, from the coding sequence ATGGAAAGTCAAAAAAGCGACTTACTACATCACCCGAGAGTACAGCAAGTGCTGGATTCATCTCCACTGCTTTTGCGAAAGTTTCCGCCCGAAGATTACAGGGAGTTTCTGTTATGCGGTACACTCGAAGAGTATAATGCCGGTGAAACCATCGTTTCAGAAAAAGATCACTTTCAAAACGATGGGTGGCTGGTTGTAGATGGGAGCGTATCTCTTTTTAAGGAAGATGTTTATATTGCAAAATTGCAATCTGGTGATTTTATTGGAGAAACGTTTTTATTTAAAAACAGGGCTCCATCCGGTACCTTAATAGCTACCAGGCCGACGGCTGTTATTCGGCTTAAACGGGAAGATGTTCTTCAATTTTTTGATAGCAGGCCCGACCGGTTGTTTAAAATGTTTATTATGAATTTAATTGACCTGCAAAATCAAAAACTTATTTACGCTGGCAAAAAACTACTCTACATGCAGAGAAAATTAGCTTTTCAAACCAATGAAGACAATTAG
- a CDS encoding type II and III secretion system protein — MKKLTLFSIIILVLGLQQQLFAQDRMPVREYTNPDELVVLSQDVSFNNALNILEELSIEFRDKIFVNQTEYEGPIGIDIPQMHWEDALSEIAEYNNMYVTEYEKYYEIRNIPLEPGQTEEGETAAEEEEIQVDYTTREIKISATFFQGDRNKLRQIGVDWSAVNNGEVRVATNSAVDVQREIFEIEANWGEIFSTGTWDITSLFRAFEESGNGEILSSPSIKVMDGREGNIQVGQDFSIKQRDFAGNITDEFFSTGTILTVTPRVFYNDEGTPFIYMTVETERSTAEPDPVSTIVNKQEAATEVLMLSGESTVLAGLYETEVTTTRRGVPILKDLPGWFLGLRYLFGYNSRESTVQELVVLLKVELVPTLEERMNEEFRERPELLQKQRDEFLNEIEEMQKQLREAEAGKEEDEESN, encoded by the coding sequence ATGAAAAAATTAACGTTATTTTCCATCATCATACTTGTGTTAGGTTTGCAGCAACAACTCTTTGCCCAGGATCGAATGCCTGTGCGAGAGTACACGAACCCGGATGAACTGGTTGTACTGTCTCAGGATGTTTCTTTCAATAATGCTTTGAATATACTTGAGGAGTTGTCGATTGAGTTCAGAGACAAAATCTTTGTGAATCAAACCGAATACGAAGGTCCCATTGGGATTGATATTCCACAGATGCACTGGGAGGATGCGTTGAGTGAAATTGCCGAATACAATAACATGTACGTTACTGAATACGAGAAATATTACGAAATTCGCAATATACCGTTAGAGCCGGGACAAACTGAGGAAGGTGAAACAGCAGCCGAGGAGGAAGAGATACAGGTTGATTATACCACCCGGGAGATTAAAATTTCAGCTACATTTTTCCAGGGAGACCGAAATAAGCTTCGTCAGATTGGGGTAGACTGGTCTGCCGTAAATAACGGGGAAGTACGAGTCGCCACAAATTCTGCCGTTGATGTACAACGAGAAATCTTTGAGATTGAAGCTAACTGGGGTGAAATATTCTCCACCGGAACCTGGGATATCACTTCACTTTTCAGGGCATTTGAAGAGAGCGGAAACGGCGAAATTCTCTCCTCTCCCTCTATTAAAGTGATGGATGGAAGAGAAGGTAATATCCAGGTAGGACAAGATTTTTCAATCAAACAGAGAGACTTTGCCGGGAACATTACGGATGAGTTTTTCAGCACAGGTACCATTCTAACTGTAACACCACGAGTTTTCTATAATGATGAAGGCACACCCTTTATTTACATGACGGTTGAGACTGAACGAAGTACAGCGGAACCCGATCCGGTCAGCACTATCGTGAACAAACAGGAAGCTGCCACCGAAGTTTTAATGCTTAGCGGAGAAAGTACGGTTCTTGCCGGATTGTACGAAACAGAAGTAACTACCACACGGCGCGGGGTTCCCATTCTGAAAGATCTGCCCGGCTGGTTTTTAGGATTACGCTACCTGTTTGGCTACAACTCAAGAGAAAGCACCGTACAAGAGCTTGTGGTTCTGTTGAAGGTAGAGCTTGTTCCTACTCTTGAAGAAAGAATGAATGAAGAGTTCAGGGAACGTCCGGAACTTCTCCAGAAACAAAGAGACGAGTTCCTAAATGAGATTGAGGAGATGCAGAAACAGTTGCGGGAAGCAGAGGCAGGAAAAGAAGAAGATGAGGAGTCTAATTAG